In Neodiprion pinetum isolate iyNeoPine1 chromosome 6, iyNeoPine1.2, whole genome shotgun sequence, one genomic interval encodes:
- the LOC138191172 gene encoding uncharacterized protein: protein MEEEILSIQTPVVFDKSIAHQEIHAHKPYASSTINNSNEIRITVQHQDLCVLPSKRSLHISGKLLKSDGTAAAITTLVNDAICHLFEDVRYELIAVGIDKCKNVGLTSLLKGFASLSPGQSWFMENAGWLDVQETKKLTDADDYRKIVVNAKHELILTRSKSDLNATVQNQVEDFRIVINQVEWLVPYVKLSDQRKIALLNFIEKDTPVSMSFRSWELYEYPLLPATTKHVWTVKTSTYLEKPRFVMLGFRMNRKNKAGKNASHLDHCNITDVKLFLNSEYYPYDNLNLDMSQNRFALLCEMYANFQATYYGKEPEPLLTKSEFLQYEPLIFIDCSKQNEALKSGPVDIRIEFEAENNFPTVFFTMEFVVDVQGFRRPGPGFTPKELAVVSLNEDTNPSIFLFEPPYDWNYLLAPFKSENLWLSRNYHRLSWEGGDLPFEKLDLTIECMSLRKASTIYVKGLEKKSWLQKILGKKLKLI from the exons atggaggaggaaatcttgagcattcaaacaccTGTCGTCTTTGACAAATCAATCGCCCACcaagaaatacacgcacacaaaccgtacgcatcgtcaactatcaacaacagcaatgagattcgaatcaccgttcagcatcaggatttatgcgtATTACCGAGCAAGAGATCGCTGCATATCTCTGGAAAATTGCTCAAATCGGACGGCACTGCAGCAGCGATCACAACTTTGGTCAATGACGCCATCTGCCATTTGTTCGAAGATGTACGGTACGAACTAATCGCCGTAGGAATtgataaatgtaaaaacgttGGTCTGACCAGCCTGCTGAAAGGTTTTGCTTCGCTCAGCCCTGGTCAAAGTTGGTTTATGGAAAatgctggatggctcgatgttcaggaaacgaaaaaattaactgatgcCGATG ACTATCGCAAGATCGTCGTTAACGCGAAACACGAGCTGATTCTTACAAGAtcaaaaagtgatttgaaTGCCACCGTTCAAAATCAAGTCGAAGACTTTAGAATCGTGATCAATCAGGTGGAATGGTTAGTACCCTATGTGAAGCTCTCggatcaacgaaaaatcgcactgttgaatttcattgaaaaagaTACACCAGTCtccatgagcttccgcagttgggagttgtacgaatatcctttGCTACCGGCAAccacgaaacacgtttggactgtgaaaacatCAACCTATTTGGAAAAACCGCGATTTGTCATGCTCGGTTTTCGaatgaatcgaaaaaacaaagccgGCAAAAATGCCAGTCATCTTGATCACTGTAACATTACTGACGTCAAGCTCTTCTTGAATTCCGAGTATTATCCGTACGATAACCTGAACTTGGACATGAGTCAAAATCGCTTTGCATTACTGtgcgagatgtacgcaaactttcaAGCCACCTATTACGGCAAAGAACCCGAGCCTCTGTTGACGAAGAGCGAATTTCTACAGTACGAACCtctgattttcatcgactgttcgaaacaaaacgaggcTCTGAAATCTGGACCGGTAGATATTCGTATCGAATTTGAGGCTGAAAATAACTTTCCTACCG tatttttcacgATGGAGTTCGTAGTCGACGTACAAGGATTCAGAAGACCGGGTCCCGGTTTTACACCAAAAGAGTTGGCAGTTGTGTCACTCAACGAAGATACCAACCCGTCAATTTTCCTCTTCGAACCTCCGTACGATTGGAATTATTTACTCGCTCCATTCAAAAGCGAAAATCTGTGGCTGTCACGGAATTATCATAGACTATCCTGGGAAGGTGGTGATTTACCTTTCGAGAAGCTCGACCTCACCATCGAATGTATGTCGCTGCGTAAGGCTTCAACAATTTACGTTAAAGGTTTGGAGAAGAAGAGTTGGCTGCAGAAAATTCTGGGTAAAAAGTTGAAGTTGATTTGA